In one window of Sandaracinaceae bacterium DNA:
- a CDS encoding MerR family transcriptional regulator, protein MYTIGEFSKLTALTVKTLHHYHEKGLLAPARVDRQSGYRYYDRASVERARIIKLLRGLDLSLDEIGLILAECKDDGDALEFLERHRRSIEVKVRRYEDILSALDHVVAHEREAQAMLNHEAHIEEKLLPAQLVAGIRAHGRYDACGERFKRLGRAYGFALAGKPGNLVYDGEYKEEDADYESYFPIKRQKPAEGIAVHELPETRCLCLVHKGPYDEISRTYAKLLDALHERGLVASTPSREVYIKGPGMIFKGNPRRYLTEVQIPIVDASSAP, encoded by the coding sequence ATGTACACCATCGGCGAGTTCTCGAAGCTGACGGCCCTCACCGTCAAGACCCTGCACCACTACCACGAGAAGGGGCTGCTCGCCCCGGCGCGCGTCGATCGGCAGAGCGGCTACCGCTACTACGATCGCGCGTCGGTCGAGCGAGCGCGGATCATCAAGCTGCTGCGCGGCCTCGATCTGTCGCTCGACGAGATCGGGCTCATCCTCGCGGAGTGCAAGGACGACGGCGACGCGCTCGAATTCCTAGAGCGTCACCGCCGCAGCATCGAGGTCAAGGTGCGCCGATACGAGGACATCCTGTCCGCCTTGGACCACGTCGTGGCTCACGAAAGGGAAGCCCAAGCCATGCTGAACCACGAAGCACACATCGAAGAGAAGCTCCTCCCCGCCCAGCTCGTCGCGGGCATCCGCGCGCACGGCCGCTACGACGCGTGCGGCGAGCGCTTCAAGCGGCTGGGGCGCGCCTACGGGTTCGCGCTGGCCGGCAAGCCCGGCAACCTCGTCTACGACGGGGAGTACAAGGAGGAGGACGCGGACTACGAGTCGTACTTTCCCATCAAGCGCCAGAAGCCCGCGGAGGGCATCGCCGTGCACGAGCTGCCCGAGACGCGCTGCCTGTGCCTCGTGCACAAGGGTCCGTACGACGAGATCTCGCGCACCTACGCGAAGCTACTGGACGCCCTCCACGAGCGCGGCCTCGTCGCCAGCACTCCGTCGCGCGAGGTGTACATCAAGGGGCCCGGCATGATCTTCAAGGGCAACCCGCGGCGCTACCTGACCGAGGTGCAGATCCCGATCGTGGACGCGAGCTCAGCGCCCTGA
- a CDS encoding four helix bundle protein — protein sequence MTRTEDLILSTIREATPVIRVMARRAPDLARQTERALHSVALQYAEGAYARGGNRDAKLQGAYAEAKEAMTALRVAVACGALTAEGARSTLDGLDHVAAVLHLKRTRPR from the coding sequence ATGACACGTACGGAAGACCTCATCTTGTCCACCATCCGGGAGGCTACGCCGGTGATTCGCGTGATGGCGCGGCGGGCTCCGGATCTGGCTCGGCAGACCGAGCGGGCTCTGCACTCCGTGGCATTGCAGTACGCCGAGGGGGCGTACGCTCGGGGTGGCAACCGCGACGCGAAGCTTCAGGGAGCGTATGCCGAGGCGAAAGAGGCCATGACTGCCTTGCGGGTGGCCGTGGCTTGCGGGGCACTCACGGCGGAAGGCGCGCGGAGCACGCTCGATGGGCTGGACCACGTCGCGGCGGTGTTGCACCTGAAGCGCACGCGACCGCGCTGA
- a CDS encoding GNAT family N-acetyltransferase, with amino-acid sequence MTEGLLDARMARPDDYPHFVRLVEELGTGDPVPPSATWLADFRPTMIMFEDEGAVVGYVWTHPLERVGYVRHVALAATHRGRGLGRAMMGAAARFLRERGCAEWCLNVRPSNTPAVRLYERCGMRTRYTSASLHLPWSMLDALPGDGETTIACAIEPADDATVEATFALPAGQLAHARARVNRALVGLRDRSPDAPWVGLAQFDPTFPGAATFRVQRPSLARPLLEALLPLRRPEHAHLRVRVEDDQALAEFLLAHGGTLVVHTQHMAGPLPPP; translated from the coding sequence ATGACCGAGGGCCTGCTCGACGCGCGCATGGCGCGCCCCGACGACTACCCCCACTTCGTCCGGCTGGTGGAGGAGCTGGGGACCGGTGACCCCGTGCCGCCTAGCGCGACGTGGCTAGCCGACTTCCGCCCGACCATGATCATGTTCGAGGACGAAGGGGCCGTCGTGGGCTACGTGTGGACGCACCCGCTCGAGCGCGTGGGCTACGTGCGCCACGTGGCGCTCGCGGCCACGCACCGCGGACGAGGCCTCGGTCGCGCGATGATGGGGGCCGCGGCGCGCTTCCTGCGCGAGCGCGGGTGCGCGGAGTGGTGCCTCAACGTGCGGCCCTCCAACACGCCGGCCGTGCGCCTCTACGAGCGCTGCGGCATGCGCACCCGTTACACGTCAGCCTCCCTCCACCTCCCATGGAGCATGCTCGACGCGCTCCCCGGCGACGGCGAGACGACCATCGCGTGCGCGATCGAACCTGCGGACGACGCGACGGTGGAGGCCACGTTCGCCCTACCGGCAGGTCAGCTAGCGCACGCGCGCGCACGCGTGAACCGCGCGCTCGTGGGCCTGCGCGACAGGTCGCCGGACGCGCCGTGGGTCGGGCTGGCTCAGTTCGACCCGACGTTTCCGGGCGCGGCCACGTTCCGCGTGCAGCGGCCCAGCCTGGCGAGGCCGCTGCTCGAAGCCCTGCTCCCGCTGCGGCGCCCCGAGCACGCCCACCTGCGCGTGAGGGTAGAAGACGACCAGGCGCTGGCTGAGTTTCTGTTGGCGCACGGGGGCACGCTCGTGGTGCACACCCAGCACATGGCCGGGCCGCTCCCGCCGCCATAG